In a genomic window of Candidatus Dependentiae bacterium:
- a CDS encoding cell division protein FtsL has translation MKNKTLLIFAALINLIMIFLLIHKQNKIIKILYEMQQLHEQQDDLLQQKKVLTLAFHKGQQLSTIQHFAKNKLLMNPITLKEAKTINSPTDQKINDSQPKAEA, from the coding sequence ATGAAAAACAAAACACTGCTCATTTTTGCAGCATTAATAAATTTAATAATGATTTTTTTATTAATTCATAAGCAAAATAAAATTATAAAAATACTCTATGAGATGCAACAACTTCATGAACAGCAAGATGATCTGTTACAACAAAAAAAAGTCCTTACGCTTGCCTTTCACAAAGGCCAACAACTTTCAACGATACAACATTTTGCTAAAAACAAACTTTTAATGAATCCAATTACCCTAAAAGAAGCAAAAACTATCAACTCGCCAACTGATCAAAAAATTAATGACTCTCAACCAAAAGCAGAGGCGTAA